Proteins found in one Mytilus edulis chromosome 2, xbMytEdul2.2, whole genome shotgun sequence genomic segment:
- the LOC139511409 gene encoding peptide methionine sulfoxide reductase MsrA 2-like isoform X1, with translation MWNLLPRSASLFIVVTQLFKTGPPTASFFSMGEMSSKIQMPQKDEALAGRPEKMAVSPKHAVNGNTIKEPFPEGMEMAMFGLGCFWGAERKFWKHNGVFSTMVGYSGGFTPNPTYKEVCSGGTGHNEVVRLVFDPKKTSYADILKLFWESHNPTHGMRQGNDVGTQYRSGIYYYGEQQEQEAKESRTAYQKLLTEKGHDKITTEILPAEEFYYAEDYHQQYLHKNPNGYCGLGGTGVSCPIGLFAKKSNAKEEL, from the exons GAATCTTTTGCCACGAAGTGCCTCGTTGTTTATAGTTGTGACACAGTTATTTAAGACAGGACCACCAACAGCTAGCTTCTTTTCTATGGGAGAAATGTCATCAAAGATCCAGATGCCTCAGAAGGATGAAGCCCTTGCAG gcAGACCAGAGAAAATGGCAGTATCTCCCAAACATGCAGTTAATGGTAACACTATCAAAGAACCATTCCCTGAAGGCATGGAAATGGCAATGTTTG gATTGGGATGTTTCTGGGGAGCTGAAAGAAAGTTTTGGAAACACAATGGAGTATTTTCTACTATG GTAGGATATTCTGGTGGATTTACACCTAACCCTACATATAAAGAAGTTTGTTCAGGTGGAACAGGCCATAATGAAGTAGTCAGACTTGTGTTTGATCCCAAGAAAACATCTTATGCAGACATTTTAAAG tTATTTTGGGAAAGTCACAACCCAACACATGGAATGAGACAAGGAAATGATGTTGGCACCCAGTATAGATCAGGAATCTATTACTACGGGGAACAGCAAGAACAGGAAGCTAAGGAATCTCGTACAGCCTATCAAAAACTGTTAACAGAAAAAGGCCATGATAAAATAACAACTGAAATATTACCTGCTGAAGAGTTTTACTACGCTGAGGACTATCATCaacaatatttacataaaaatcCAAACGGATATTGTGGACTAGGGGGCACTGGTGTTTCATGTcctataggtctgtttgcaaaaAAGTCAAATGCCAAAGAAGAATTGTGA
- the LOC139511409 gene encoding peptide methionine sulfoxide reductase MsrA 2-like isoform X3, translating to MNLLPRSASLFIVVTQLFKTGPPTASFFSMGEMSSKIQMPQKDEALAGRPEKMAVSPKHAVNGNTIKEPFPEGMEMAMFGLGCFWGAERKFWKHNGVFSTMVGYSGGFTPNPTYKEVCSGGTGHNEVVRLVFDPKKTSYADILKLFWESHNPTHGMRQGNDVGTQYRSGIYYYGEQQEQEAKESRTAYQKLLTEKGHDKITTEILPAEEFYYAEDYHQQYLHKNPNGYCGLGGTGVSCPIGLFAKKSNAKEEL from the exons GAATCTTTTGCCACGAAGTGCCTCGTTGTTTATAGTTGTGACACAGTTATTTAAGACAGGACCACCAACAGCTAGCTTCTTTTCTATGGGAGAAATGTCATCAAAGATCCAGATGCCTCAGAAGGATGAAGCCCTTGCAG gcAGACCAGAGAAAATGGCAGTATCTCCCAAACATGCAGTTAATGGTAACACTATCAAAGAACCATTCCCTGAAGGCATGGAAATGGCAATGTTTG gATTGGGATGTTTCTGGGGAGCTGAAAGAAAGTTTTGGAAACACAATGGAGTATTTTCTACTATG GTAGGATATTCTGGTGGATTTACACCTAACCCTACATATAAAGAAGTTTGTTCAGGTGGAACAGGCCATAATGAAGTAGTCAGACTTGTGTTTGATCCCAAGAAAACATCTTATGCAGACATTTTAAAG tTATTTTGGGAAAGTCACAACCCAACACATGGAATGAGACAAGGAAATGATGTTGGCACCCAGTATAGATCAGGAATCTATTACTACGGGGAACAGCAAGAACAGGAAGCTAAGGAATCTCGTACAGCCTATCAAAAACTGTTAACAGAAAAAGGCCATGATAAAATAACAACTGAAATATTACCTGCTGAAGAGTTTTACTACGCTGAGGACTATCATCaacaatatttacataaaaatcCAAACGGATATTGTGGACTAGGGGGCACTGGTGTTTCATGTcctataggtctgtttgcaaaaAAGTCAAATGCCAAAGAAGAATTGTGA
- the LOC139510104 gene encoding molybdenum cofactor sulfurase-like, translated as MMAKDGLLNSSLNFDRVVEFPQLKEAVYVDHAGTTLYSKSQIEAHHKELLSNLYGNPHSRSQSSRLTTDAIDQIRYRVLQLFNTTSDEYTVIFTSGCTGALKLVAESFDFYTENNCHGNKNEISRIEKCDKEKVDKLVDDPGNHEFKVKSGCFAYLLDNHTSVQGMREIVNAGDILCVEETTDDNFKIHYVKKGKSKNGNSLFVYPAQSNYCGLKYPMKWINKIHQGQLPFQRSFQGRWFVVLDAASYVSTSHLDLSLNKPDFVSLSFYKIFGFPTGIGALLVKNESADVLKKTYFGGGTVGVSSPTECTHINRSSLSDRFEDGTVPFLDIIALRHGLDSLKNLGGGMKSISRHTFIVAQYFHHYLQSLHHGNSQQVADIYCHGDFSDPSKQGPIVNFNLKRPDGSYIGFAEVDKMAHLYNIHLRTGCFCNIGACQKYLQLTAEQIKDNFEAGHVCGDDRDLINGKPTGSIRISFGYMSTIEDAQHCLTFICDCFMENKNKPNFAQDVQSKQYKCVVNKTLHSVITEKQSDVSDFYLSSSVQSVISNEKQDNEQYDLTLCSNKASDQKTDSHCTKDLQLVLKASSPPNHIVTNICLYPVKSCGAFEVRDWEICDTGLKFDREWMIVSESGVTVSQKREPKLCLIKPQIDLVRKCLIFRYPDMCSVTVPLDSSDQGQGQQSILPCVGKVCGDRVTGVDCGDTVGEWISEVLNKPGCRLIQQDRTRSRKCKLDKTTDDTENVSKLSLANESQYLLICRQSVEDLQHRIQQNEENPNFELENLLNRFRANVVVGGGLAFEEDGWATVKIGNNKFMSQGGCTRCQMVCLDQDTSERSKEPLKTLAAWRGKKIPFGIHLRHDDSAVGKRIHVGDPLLVE; from the exons atgatGGCTAAAGATGGTCTACTCAACAGTTCCCTCAACTTTGATAGGGTTGTCGAGTTTCCTCAACTAAAAG AGGCTGTGTATGTTGACCATGCTGGAACAACATTGTACAGTAAATCTCAGATTGAGGCTCATCATAAAGAATTGCTTAGCAACCTGTATGGTAATCCACACAGTCGTAGCCAAAGTAGTCGGTTAACAACTGATGCCATTGATCAAATTAGATACAG ggTTTTGCAGTTGTTCAATACAACAAGTGATGAGTATACAGTTATATTTACATCTGGGTGCACTGGTGCACTCAAGCTTGTAGCAGAGTCCTTTGACTTTTACACAGAAAACAATTGTCATgggaacaaaaatgaaataagcaGAATAGAAAAATGTGACAAAGAGAAAGTTGATAAACTAGTTGATGACCCAGGAAATCATGAGTTCAAGGTCAAATCAGGATGTTTCGCCTATTTATTAGATAACCACACTTCTGTGCAGGGGATGCGAGAAATTGTAAATGCAGGAGACATTTTATGTGTTGAAGAAACTACAGatgacaattttaaaatacattatgtTAAAAAAGGGAAAAGTAAAAATGGAAACTCACTGTTTGTGTATCCAGCCCAGTCTAATTATTGTGGCCTTAAATATCCAATGAAATGGATCAACAAAATACATCAAGGTCAATTGCCATTTCAGAGGTCGTTTCAAGGGAGATGGTTTGTTGTACTGGATGCAGCATCTTATGTCAGTACAAGTCATCTTGACCTAAGTCTGAACAAACCAGATTTTGTCTCACTTTCATTCTACAAAATATTTGGATTTCCTACAGGAATAG GAGCTTTACTTGTGAAAAATGAGTCTGCAGATGTTCTGAAGAAAACATACTTTGGTGGTGGTACTGTTGGAGTTAGCTCCCCTACTGAATGTACCCATATCAACCGCTCCAGTTTATCTGACAG gTTTGAAGATGGCACAGTACCATTTTTAGATATAATAGCATTAAGACATGGTTTGGATTCTCTTAAGAATCTTGGAG GTGGAATGAAGTCTATATCTAGACACACATTTATTGTGGCACAGTACTTTCATCATTATCTTCAGAGTCTTCACCATGGTAACAGTCAACAAGTAGCAGATATTTATTGCCATGGAGATTTTTCTGACCCATCAAAGCAAGGACCAATTGTGAACTTTAATCTTAAAAGACCAGATGGAAGTTATATTGGATTTGCTGAG GTAGATAAAATGGCCCATTTATATAATATTCACTTGAGGACTGGTTGTTTCTGTAATATAGGAGCCTGTCAGAAATACTTACAACTAACTGCAGAACAAATCAAAGATAACTTTGAG GCAGGTCATGTGTGTGGTGATGACAGAGATCTGATAAATGGTAAACCAACAGGATCTATCCGCATATCATTCGGTTATATGTCCACCATTGAAGATGCTCAGCATTGTCTTACATTTATATGTGACTGTTTtatggaaaataaaaacaaaccaaaTTTTGCTCAAGATGTTCAGTCCAAACAATATAAATGTGTTGTGAATAAAACTTTACATTCTGTGATAACTGAGAAACAGTCAGATGTGTCTGATTTTTATTTGTCATCTAGTGTGCAATCTGTGATATCCAATGAAAAACAAGATAATGAACAATATGATCTTACCTTATGCTCAAACAAAGCTTCTGATCAAAAGACAGATTCTCATTGCACAAAAGACTTGCAGTTAGTTCTGAAGGCATCTTCTCCACCCAATCATATTGTAACAAATATTTGCCTCTATCCTGTTAAATCATGTGGTGCTTTTGAG GTAAGAGATTGGGAGATTTGTGACACAGGACTAAAGTTTGACAGAGAATGGATGATCGTCTCAGAGAGTGGTGTTACTGTCAGTCAGAAAAGGGAACCCAAACTTTGTCTCATCAAACCACAAATTGATCTAGTcagaaaatgtttaatttttaggTATCCAG ATATGTGTTCAGTAACAGTACCTTTAGACAGCAGTGACCAAGGTCAAGGTCAGCAATCAATCTTACCATGTGTTGGGAAAGTGTGTGGAGACAG AGTAACTGGTGTAGATTGTGGAGATACAGTTGGAGAATGGATCAGTGAGGTGTTAAATAAACCAGGATGTAGGCTTATTCAGCAAGATAGAACAAGGTCAAGAAAATGTAAACTGGATAAAACAACTGAtg ATACAGAAAATGTATCCAAACTTTCCTTAGCCAATGAGTCCCAATATTTACTGATATGTAGACAGAGTGTTGAAGATTTACAGCACAGAATACAACAGAACGAAGAGAATCCTAATTTTG AACTGGAGAACCTGCTAAACAGATTCCGTGCTAATGTTGTTGTAGGTGGTGGCCTAGCTTTTGAAGAAGACGGTTGGGCAACAGTTAAGATTGGAAATAACAAATTCATG AGTCAGGGTGGTTGTACTAGATGTCAGATGGTATGTCTAGATCAGGACACAAGTGAACGAAGTAAGGAACCTCTAAAAACATTAGCAGCATGGAGGGGCAAGAAG ATTCCCTTTGGAATTCATCTAAGACATGATGATTCTGCTGTTGGGAAGAGAATACATGTTGGAGATCCACTCTTGGTTGAATAA
- the LOC139511409 gene encoding peptide methionine sulfoxide reductase MsrA 2-like isoform X2 produces the protein MRNLLPRSASLFIVVTQLFKTGPPTASFFSMGEMSSKIQMPQKDEALAGRPEKMAVSPKHAVNGNTIKEPFPEGMEMAMFGLGCFWGAERKFWKHNGVFSTMVGYSGGFTPNPTYKEVCSGGTGHNEVVRLVFDPKKTSYADILKLFWESHNPTHGMRQGNDVGTQYRSGIYYYGEQQEQEAKESRTAYQKLLTEKGHDKITTEILPAEEFYYAEDYHQQYLHKNPNGYCGLGGTGVSCPIGLFAKKSNAKEEL, from the exons GAATCTTTTGCCACGAAGTGCCTCGTTGTTTATAGTTGTGACACAGTTATTTAAGACAGGACCACCAACAGCTAGCTTCTTTTCTATGGGAGAAATGTCATCAAAGATCCAGATGCCTCAGAAGGATGAAGCCCTTGCAG gcAGACCAGAGAAAATGGCAGTATCTCCCAAACATGCAGTTAATGGTAACACTATCAAAGAACCATTCCCTGAAGGCATGGAAATGGCAATGTTTG gATTGGGATGTTTCTGGGGAGCTGAAAGAAAGTTTTGGAAACACAATGGAGTATTTTCTACTATG GTAGGATATTCTGGTGGATTTACACCTAACCCTACATATAAAGAAGTTTGTTCAGGTGGAACAGGCCATAATGAAGTAGTCAGACTTGTGTTTGATCCCAAGAAAACATCTTATGCAGACATTTTAAAG tTATTTTGGGAAAGTCACAACCCAACACATGGAATGAGACAAGGAAATGATGTTGGCACCCAGTATAGATCAGGAATCTATTACTACGGGGAACAGCAAGAACAGGAAGCTAAGGAATCTCGTACAGCCTATCAAAAACTGTTAACAGAAAAAGGCCATGATAAAATAACAACTGAAATATTACCTGCTGAAGAGTTTTACTACGCTGAGGACTATCATCaacaatatttacataaaaatcCAAACGGATATTGTGGACTAGGGGGCACTGGTGTTTCATGTcctataggtctgtttgcaaaaAAGTCAAATGCCAAAGAAGAATTGTGA